The genome window TACGAATAGGAACAGCAACTATCATTAATGCAAAAGTAATCACTACACCGGATAAAACCACTCTTGGTAAGGTGCGAAAACCACCTGCGCGAGCTAATAACCCAGCGCTGAGTCCAATCATCATCGCAACAGGTGCAAATGCAGCGGCAATTGGCCCACTGAGTAAACCCCATAATAAATTAGTTAATAAACCACTTAATAACGCAACCCAAGGGCCTGCTAATAACGCACAAATTAACGTTCCTATAGAATCCAGAAAAATAGGCAGTTTTAGCATTGAACTTAATTGGCCAATAACCATATTAATGGCAATAGAAAAAACAATTAAAGTCAGTGTACGACTAGAAATAATCGACGTTTTACCCATGGCAAAGTCATTCCTTACAGTAATGGAATAATAAAATTAGCGAGAAGTGATGATAAGTTCTTCATAACCTGATAACGGGCAAGGCTCACGAATGAAATTTACCTTTTCCAGTTCCCCAATAATCAGCTCTAGTGTTGTTCTGACCGTACAACCTGGCATCATATGACCACCGAGGACTTGCCCTTGCTCATCAGAGACAGCTAAATGCAGGTGTTCGCCTTTAGCATCTAAAGTGCCAATTAATGAAATAATTTCAAATTTACCTGTTGTGTGAAAGGTCTCTTCTTGGCCTGCAAAACGTAGTGCAACGTCAGTTAAGCTGCCGACACTGCTAGCAATGAACGCAGCTTGTAGGCCATGTTGCTCAATTTTATGTCTTAATGTTAAAAGTGCGTCTTCGCCAGGGATTAAACGAATAGCAATAAAACGCGCGTTTGAATAGGGCGATAAAGATTGGTTCATATTCTTAATCCTAATAATTGTGCTTATGCAGAGCGTCGCACAACCATTTAAATCATTAAAATTATAAATAATGCTAAGTTATGATTTTTCTGTATTAATTATCTGTGATTATTATACGCAATTGAAATGGATTGTCTGGTTGTAAAGATATTTAGACCTATCTTCAGCAAAAGGCACTATAAGTTGGTTTTTATCATGATAAATATAAGAAAAACGCAGAAATAAAAAAATAAACAGTGATGAATATTCCGAATATTTAGCTTAAGTTTTGCTGGTGGTGGGGATTATCTGTATTGCCATGCTAATTTTTGTACAATTAAGCTTGTTACCGTGAAATATGCTGAGAATACATCTTTTAAAAAGTATTAAATAGATAATAAAGAACAGC of Providencia rettgeri contains these proteins:
- a CDS encoding Protein of uncharacterised function (DUF3816) codes for the protein MGKTSIISSRTLTLIVFSIAINMVIGQLSSMLKLPIFLDSIGTLICALLAGPWVALLSGLLTNLLWGLLSGPIAAAFAPVAMMIGLSAGLLARAGGFRTLPRVVLSGVVITFALMIVAVPIRTYLFAGTTGSGADFFVAYFHAVGDNLLESVAITVLGANIADKVASAIIAWLLVRQLPERVQRNYPNMAKVS
- a CDS encoding Predicted DNA-binding protein with PD1-like DNA-binding motif translates to MNQSLSPYSNARFIAIRLIPGEDALLTLRHKIEQHGLQAAFIASSVGSLTDVALRFAGQEETFHTTGKFEIISLIGTLDAKGEHLHLAVSDEQGQVLGGHMMPGCTVRTTLELIIGELEKVNFIREPCPLSGYEELIITSR